A region from the Candidatus Goldiibacteriota bacterium genome encodes:
- a CDS encoding HAMP domain-containing histidine kinase, translated as MKHKKLLKWEIFTGFAAILLINVFLLNLFVNTAFKNILDAETDSRLKAVAQHIDSFTEPIIFSLSKEYSSTGVYSVFMETLKKQAALWKTDITLFGKNGGISASTSQSQPLLDSYITAMGSQYSVTFFDNGVPIKKYYHTYSRNGKTYGTITLEQKGESLQAFTNIKKSQLTIVALLLLVSMILAFIFSYFVTKRIGQTVTAMEQISSGAEKSPLIPSGFDEITYLQQGINNMVEALKESQETRFKEIQITAMGLAHEIKNPAAAIHTLAELIQRPGQEKNSVKLAEKIREEIMRLNNITDRFIHFAKEEDVMREEIPAADFMTLITDQYPDVEIQVNPRTASINIDTLLMERAVKNIIKNSYEAGATSVKITYNEPARAITITNNAQLIDAAAAEKIFIPFFTTKPGGMGIGLAITKNIIEKHGGRIQYKSENGLNVFVITIGQKKGKL; from the coding sequence ATGAAGCATAAAAAACTGCTTAAATGGGAAATTTTTACCGGCTTTGCCGCGATACTGCTTATTAATGTTTTTCTGCTGAACCTTTTTGTAAACACCGCTTTTAAAAACATCCTTGACGCGGAAACAGACAGCAGGTTAAAAGCGGTCGCGCAGCACATTGATTCATTCACGGAACCTATCATTTTTTCACTTTCAAAAGAGTACTCGTCAACCGGTGTATATTCGGTTTTTATGGAAACCCTTAAAAAGCAGGCCGCGCTCTGGAAAACCGATATAACCCTTTTTGGCAAAAACGGCGGTATAAGCGCTTCCACTTCACAGTCGCAGCCGCTTTTAGACAGTTATATTACGGCAATGGGGTCGCAGTATTCCGTCACTTTTTTTGACAACGGCGTACCAATAAAAAAGTATTACCATACCTATTCAAGAAATGGAAAAACTTACGGTACCATTACCCTTGAACAGAAAGGGGAGTCGCTTCAGGCTTTTACAAATATTAAAAAATCACAGCTGACTATAGTGGCGTTATTGCTTCTGGTTTCCATGATTCTGGCTTTTATATTCTCTTACTTTGTCACAAAAAGGATAGGGCAGACCGTTACCGCAATGGAACAGATTTCATCAGGCGCCGAAAAGAGCCCTTTAATACCGTCCGGATTTGACGAAATCACATACCTTCAGCAGGGGATAAATAATATGGTGGAAGCGCTTAAAGAATCACAGGAGACGCGTTTTAAAGAGATTCAGATAACCGCCATGGGGCTGGCGCACGAAATTAAAAACCCGGCCGCCGCGATTCACACCCTGGCAGAACTTATACAAAGGCCGGGACAGGAAAAAAACAGCGTAAAGCTTGCGGAAAAGATACGCGAAGAGATAATGAGATTGAATAACATAACCGACCGCTTTATACACTTTGCAAAAGAGGAAGATGTTATGCGCGAAGAAATTCCCGCAGCCGATTTTATGACGCTTATAACAGACCAGTACCCGGATGTGGAAATACAAGTGAACCCCCGGACAGCTTCTATAAACATAGACACGCTTTTAATGGAACGGGCGGTAAAAAATATTATTAAAAACAGCTACGAAGCAGGCGCTACGTCGGTTAAAATAACATATAACGAGCCCGCGCGCGCAATTACAATAACCAATAACGCGCAGTTAATTGACGCGGCCGCGGCAGAAAAAATATTCATACCGTTTTTTACCACAAAGCCCGGCGGCATGGGAATAGGCCTTGCAATTACAAAAAACATAATTGAAAAACACGGCGGCAGAATTCAATACAAATCAGAAAACGGCCTTAATGTATTTGTCATTACAATAGGGCAGAAAAAGGGTAAATTATGA
- a CDS encoding FecR domain-containing protein, translated as MKNITRTLLAVICLVFMSLNLNAASIIHSIAVVSDYGGEAYVTAPGAKKRANASISMPVFEGASIKTLSDSYIEITFDDATMVRLESNAELKLTELKRDKSAVTVFNLLKGRLLAVVDKLRDTDSTFEIHTKMAVAAIKGTELAIDADDNGASLGVNEGLVAFFAQGNNNRIMVGKGKESRLNKGALRPSSPSDLSSMWKFERRFDSMREEIKVIRQLKQENGDAVIQYMIKKKLQKEGKTEGKAETKLTLGGKDANDTKNAQSRIRHHFKNKLRGEMNSALKHSWEDLRFVNGEMKADLHLGKNMTDVKGRRVRIEEYVFRPTPNQVDLLSITLRDDRIDYLRAMNMFNTPLPKIIPASAWQKAWVSIDMPKFYRTQERVVISNTEHRVETMLKYGYQEAVVGGNGYEMVVFDNYADDKYLFAQPKQLGTDSALWVLPEYEKALWIDGDIKEHQKFVADRTMLWQHDPMEYRWIKMADDKTFTNEVSLIYPDKSDIEYAAWISTGSTTGNTLNPEENYLAVSNSFDANAVKFVKLTEAPNKLLNSDLKWTELKRYNDGSWLKTEMYLINDYGKIQQWNGTVRDFADIIKFTNVELNLTSSAFNGQDIDIVSKLLWWTMLNPNN; from the coding sequence ATGAAAAACATAACACGAACACTCTTAGCGGTAATCTGCCTGGTATTTATGTCCTTAAACTTAAATGCGGCTTCAATTATTCACTCAATAGCCGTGGTATCCGATTACGGCGGAGAGGCGTATGTAACAGCGCCTGGCGCTAAAAAACGGGCTAACGCGTCTATAAGTATGCCTGTTTTTGAAGGCGCGTCAATAAAGACGCTTTCTGACAGTTACATTGAAATCACCTTTGACGACGCTACAATGGTTCGCCTTGAGTCCAATGCCGAACTTAAATTAACCGAACTGAAAAGAGACAAATCAGCAGTAACGGTTTTTAACCTTTTAAAGGGCCGCCTTCTTGCCGTTGTTGATAAACTTCGCGACACGGATTCCACATTTGAAATTCATACTAAAATGGCAGTCGCTGCCATAAAAGGGACAGAACTTGCAATAGACGCGGATGACAACGGCGCTTCACTTGGGGTAAACGAAGGGCTTGTGGCTTTTTTCGCGCAGGGAAACAATAATAGAATCATGGTTGGAAAAGGCAAAGAATCGCGCCTTAACAAAGGCGCTTTAAGGCCGTCTTCACCTTCAGATTTAAGCTCTATGTGGAAATTTGAACGCAGGTTTGATTCCATGAGGGAAGAAATAAAAGTAATAAGGCAGTTAAAACAGGAAAACGGCGATGCGGTTATTCAGTATATGATTAAGAAGAAACTTCAAAAAGAAGGCAAAACAGAAGGGAAAGCCGAAACTAAACTGACGCTTGGCGGAAAAGACGCGAATGACACAAAAAATGCGCAGTCACGCATACGTCACCACTTTAAAAACAAACTGCGCGGCGAAATGAACTCCGCTTTAAAACATTCCTGGGAAGATTTACGGTTTGTTAACGGCGAAATGAAAGCCGACCTTCATCTTGGCAAAAATATGACAGACGTTAAAGGCAGAAGGGTAAGAATTGAAGAGTATGTTTTCAGGCCCACACCGAACCAGGTGGACCTGCTTTCAATCACGCTTAGGGATGACAGAATAGATTACCTTCGCGCCATGAATATGTTTAATACGCCCCTTCCAAAAATAATACCCGCTTCAGCGTGGCAGAAAGCGTGGGTTTCTATTGATATGCCAAAGTTCTACAGGACACAGGAACGCGTCGTTATATCAAATACCGAACACCGCGTTGAAACGATGTTAAAATATGGTTATCAGGAAGCGGTAGTTGGCGGAAATGGTTATGAAATGGTAGTGTTCGATAATTATGCGGATGATAAATACCTGTTTGCGCAGCCAAAACAATTGGGTACAGATTCCGCTTTATGGGTGCTGCCCGAATATGAAAAAGCACTATGGATTGACGGCGACATAAAAGAACACCAGAAGTTTGTTGCAGACAGAACCATGCTATGGCAGCACGACCCAATGGAATACCGCTGGATAAAAATGGCAGACGACAAGACCTTTACAAACGAAGTAAGCTTAATTTATCCCGATAAGAGCGACATTGAATACGCCGCATGGATTTCCACGGGTTCCACAACAGGCAATACATTAAACCCTGAAGAAAACTATCTGGCGGTATCTAACAGCTTTGATGCAAACGCAGTAAAATTTGTCAAACTTACCGAAGCTCCAAACAAGCTGCTTAACTCTGACCTTAAATGGACTGAACTCAAAAGATACAACGACGGAAGCTGGTTAAAGACAGAAATGTATTTAATAAACGATTACGGTAAAATTCAGCAGTGGAACGGAACAGTCAGGGATTTTGCCGACATCATTAAATTCACCAACGTTGAACTTAACCTTACATCTTCCGCGTTCAACGGCCAGGATATAGATATAGTTTCCAAACTGCTATGGTGGACAATGTTAAACCCTAATAATTAA
- a CDS encoding DUF3106 domain-containing protein — MKKIILALVTGLLLSGTQLIAAEQTAQQVQTAAQEQAFETLDPQQQEQVMEETQAKWKNMSEEKKLKAKEKTNAKWQKMNGEQKAKAAKKVKAKWEGLNEEQKNQARERAREMKQERAGNQDGSGNKEMNKNKSQKMNKNMSETQKEQAKERVQERTQERAKSGSGKR, encoded by the coding sequence ATGAAAAAGATTATCTTGGCACTTGTAACAGGATTGCTCTTATCCGGCACCCAGCTTATCGCGGCAGAACAGACAGCACAGCAGGTACAGACAGCGGCACAGGAACAGGCATTTGAAACACTTGACCCGCAGCAGCAGGAACAGGTAATGGAAGAAACGCAGGCAAAATGGAAGAATATGTCAGAAGAAAAAAAACTTAAAGCAAAAGAAAAGACAAACGCAAAGTGGCAGAAAATGAACGGCGAACAGAAAGCAAAAGCCGCCAAAAAAGTTAAAGCAAAATGGGAAGGCTTAAACGAAGAACAGAAGAATCAGGCACGCGAAAGGGCAAGGGAAATGAAACAGGAAAGAGCAGGCAATCAGGACGGCAGCGGTAATAAAGAAATGAACAAAAACAAATCACAGAAAATGAATAAGAATATGTCCGAAACTCAGAAAGAACAGGCAAAAGAAAGGGTTCAGGAAAGAACACAGGAAAGGGCAAAATCAGGGTCAGGAAAAAGATAA
- a CDS encoding sigma-54-dependent Fis family transcriptional regulator has product MNRVLLVEDEKNIRESVETALSDRYEVSAFESAEKALTAMADNGFDILITDIKLPGMTGIELLSKFKTLSPDSPVIVMTAFSSINSAIEAMKAGADEYVPKPFSLEELEIKTENLLKIKKIKEDKNLYVSQQDSAFGEIAGTSPEINSIKTSISKIAANDVTVLITGETGTGKELIAYTIHKLSGRKGPFVPVHCAAYAKGVIESELFGHEKGAFTGADKLRRGRIETAQDGTLFLDELGDIPLDIQVKLLRVLENKTYERVGGSKSLSTNARVLCATNRNLEELIKKGEFREDLFYRVNVFPVNIPPLRNRKEDIQALAETFASKHGRFKFTPAGKNALLSYGWPGNVRELQNIIERAVILSAGSELNITDALGKTSAEAESSGNGGLENMVEAFEKKIIEASLKNNNYNQTKTSKELQISRTTLQYKIQKYSITEKTGD; this is encoded by the coding sequence ATGAACAGGGTGCTGCTTGTAGAAGATGAAAAAAACATACGCGAATCAGTGGAAACCGCGCTGTCAGACAGGTATGAAGTATCCGCCTTTGAATCCGCGGAAAAAGCCCTGACAGCTATGGCCGACAACGGATTTGATATTCTTATAACCGATATTAAACTTCCCGGGATGACCGGCATAGAACTGCTTTCAAAATTTAAAACATTAAGCCCGGATTCACCCGTAATTGTCATGACCGCTTTTTCTTCCATAAACAGCGCCATAGAAGCCATGAAAGCCGGCGCCGACGAATATGTCCCCAAACCGTTCTCGCTTGAAGAACTTGAAATAAAAACAGAAAACCTGCTTAAAATTAAAAAAATAAAAGAAGATAAAAACCTTTACGTAAGCCAGCAGGACAGCGCTTTTGGCGAAATAGCGGGTACAAGCCCGGAAATAAATTCAATAAAAACCAGCATTTCTAAAATAGCGGCAAACGATGTCACAGTTCTAATTACCGGAGAAACCGGCACAGGCAAAGAACTGATTGCGTACACCATACATAAATTAAGCGGCAGAAAAGGGCCTTTTGTGCCCGTCCACTGCGCCGCGTATGCCAAAGGCGTAATAGAGTCAGAGCTGTTTGGCCACGAAAAAGGCGCGTTTACCGGCGCCGACAAGCTAAGAAGGGGAAGAATAGAAACCGCGCAGGACGGCACGCTTTTTCTTGACGAGCTTGGCGACATTCCTTTGGACATTCAGGTCAAACTGCTGCGCGTACTTGAAAATAAAACTTATGAACGCGTGGGCGGCAGTAAATCATTATCCACAAACGCAAGGGTCTTGTGCGCCACAAACAGAAACCTTGAAGAACTTATAAAAAAAGGGGAATTCAGGGAAGACCTGTTCTACAGGGTAAATGTTTTCCCCGTTAATATACCACCTTTAAGGAACAGAAAAGAAGATATTCAGGCGCTTGCCGAAACATTCGCGTCAAAACACGGCAGGTTTAAATTTACACCGGCGGGCAAAAACGCGCTTCTATCATACGGCTGGCCGGGTAACGTAAGGGAACTGCAGAATATAATTGAACGCGCAGTGATATTGTCTGCCGGCAGCGAACTTAACATCACGGACGCCCTTGGAAAAACATCCGCTGAAGCGGAATCATCCGGAAACGGCGGCCTTGAAAATATGGTTGAGGCGTTTGAGAAAAAAATTATAGAAGCGTCTCTGAAAAACAATAATTACAACCAGACAAAAACATCAAAAGAACTGCAGATAAGCAGGACCACACTGCAGTACAAAATTCAGAAATATTCAATAACGGAGAAAACCGGTGATTAA